A region from the Lolium perenne isolate Kyuss_39 chromosome 4, Kyuss_2.0, whole genome shotgun sequence genome encodes:
- the LOC127332562 gene encoding probable esterase D14L, translating to MGIVEEAHNLRVVGEGKRGVIVLAHGFGTDQSVWKHLVPHLVADYRVVLFDTMGAGPTNPDYFDFTRYATLEGYALDLLAILEELGVASCIYVGHSVSAVIGVLASISRPDLFSKLVLLSASPRYLNDADYYGGFEQEELDQLFEAMGSNYKAWCSGFAPLCVGGDMESVAVQEFSRTLFNIRPDIALSVAQTIFQSDVRSLLPLVTVPCHIVQSTKDLAVPVAVSEYLHKNLGGDSIVEVMPSEGHLPQLSSPDIVTPVLLRHIQHDIAF from the exons ATGGGGATCGTGGAGGAGGCTCACAACCTGCGGGTGGTCGGGGAGGGCAAGCGCGGGGTGATCGTCCTGGCGCACGGCTTCGGCACCGACCAGTCCGTCTGGAAGCACCTCGTGCCGCACCTCGTCGCCGACTACCGCGTCGTCCTCTTCGACACCATGGGCGCCGGCCCAACCAACCCGGACTACTTCGACTTCACACGATACGCCACGCTCGAGGGCTACGCGCTCGACCTCCTCGCCATCCTCGAGGAGCTCGGGGTCGCATCCTGCATCTACGTCGGACACTCCGTCTCTGCCGTCATCGGGGTGCTCGCCTCCATCTCCAGGCCCGACCTCTTCTCCAAGCTAGTGCTCCTTTCCGCCTCTCCCAG GTACCTCAATGATGCAGACTACTATGGGGGATTCGAGCAGGAAGAGCTTGATCAGCTGTTTGAAGCAATGGGGTCAAACTACAAGGCCTGGTGCTCAGGTTTTGCACCACTCTGTGTTGGAGGGGACATGGAGTCGGTGGCAGTTCAGGAGTTCAGCCGAACTCTCTTCAACATCCGTCCAGACATTGCCCTGAGCGTTGCCCAGACGATATTCCAGAGCGATGTGCGCAGCCTCCTCCCCCTCGTCACAGTCCCTTGCCATATTGTTCAGAGCACCAAGGACCTGGCAGTGCCAGTTGCGGTGTCAGAGTACCTGCACAAGAATCTCGGTGGTGACTCCATCGTTGAGGTGATGCCTTCCGAGGGCCATCTCCCCCAGCTTAGCTCGCCGG